Proteins from one bacterium genomic window:
- a CDS encoding TolC family protein: MKTPLAPIVLGAMLALAPLSAHAQGLPEPPAVLTLDQAITKALANNPQLRQARAELSRAEAEAEVAKLYPLRTLSANVGLNTVVPPANGLPLPAAGAYLTMNLGDFLSTPMVLKGSEARVQAAREGVRQVSLQVVASTTEAYAGWLSQQKLLALRHEAIRSTESDVLVVQRLFGKGNASISEVMKARLAVSQSQADLVASEGAYNRAWAILVQQMGDTDWLDKPSKPAK; this comes from the coding sequence ATGAAGACCCCCTTGGCCCCGATCGTCCTTGGCGCCATGCTCGCGCTCGCTCCCCTTTCCGCCCACGCCCAGGGCCTCCCCGAGCCGCCGGCGGTCTTGACCCTCGACCAGGCCATCACCAAGGCCCTCGCCAATAATCCCCAGCTTCGCCAGGCCCGGGCCGAGCTCTCCCGCGCCGAGGCCGAGGCCGAGGTCGCCAAGCTCTACCCCCTGCGCACCCTTTCGGCCAACGTGGGCCTCAACACCGTCGTGCCCCCGGCGAACGGCCTGCCGCTGCCCGCGGCCGGCGCCTACCTGACCATGAACCTGGGCGACTTTTTGAGCACCCCCATGGTGCTCAAGGGCTCCGAGGCCCGGGTCCAGGCCGCGCGCGAAGGGGTCCGGCAGGTGAGCCTGCAGGTGGTGGCGAGCACCACCGAGGCCTACGCCGGCTGGCTCTCCCAGCAGAAGCTCCTGGCCCTTCGGCATGAGGCCATCCGCAGCACCGAGTCGGACGTGCTGGTGGTCCAGCGCCTCTTCGGGAAGGGCAACGCCAGCATCAGCGAGGTCATGAAGGCGCGGCTTGCCGTCAGTCAGTCCCAGGCGGACCTGGTCGCCTCGGAGGGCGCCTACAACCGCGCCTGGGCCATCCTGGTCCAGCAGATGGGCGACACGGATTGGCTCGACAAGCCATCGAAACCCGCCAAGTAG
- a CDS encoding adenylate/guanylate cyclase domain-containing protein: MLTSFNSWRSVWGRLVASILLLVALLVLVGRPAPTPAKPPEATQGSLDLAAWHLGEEPPISLAGEWRYYPGRLLGPEAFGGALAPTGSEWVRLPALLNQPATGLERGPARPFGTYVLELKGVPAPALYALKRINLLADVRIYVGDELLYERQKAPGGGYGNDPNAAAFRLAQAPERLIVQIRDVDRERLATFDAFLLGTERQIQGARERQLAMDLFMFGSILLMGLYHLGLYVSRRKDPSTFYFGLFCAIIALRVLFTNEYYILTLLPDLSWRVVNRVEYLTYYLSLPAFVRFLRALFPQEVPRWAARGTLGVSLLASAVVVVAPFGVYSQTLHPFDFFTVAAAVFIVTAIVRAALKRREGAIAALIAFLILFAAALNDILVSAGVIQSPYVVHFGLLAFIFAQSFLLANRFARAFATVEELSDRLLVLDRLKDELLAATTRFVPDQLMRLLNKDSIVDVRLGDQVQRRMTVLFSDIRAFTTLSEQMTPQENFNFINSYLGQMGPIIREHDGFIDKYIGDAIMALFDGTPDGAIAAGVAMLRRLEHYNEGRHHAGYARIEIGIGINTGELMLGTIGERDRMEGTVISDAVNLASRVEGLTKEYAAPLLITDETLRHLEHPERVAVRFLDRVKVKGKSEPVMVYEVIDGDPLPLRQGKLRLRDRFERAAALYQEGRFEEAQALFALCLAEVPEDSAARAYQERCRLRLTRV; this comes from the coding sequence ATGCTCACCTCCTTCAACTCTTGGCGCTCCGTCTGGGGCCGCTTGGTCGCAAGCATCCTCTTGCTCGTCGCCTTGCTGGTGCTCGTCGGCCGCCCCGCGCCAACGCCGGCCAAGCCGCCCGAGGCCACGCAGGGCAGCCTGGATCTGGCCGCCTGGCACCTGGGTGAAGAGCCGCCAATCTCCTTGGCGGGTGAATGGCGCTACTACCCCGGCCGCCTGCTCGGCCCCGAAGCCTTCGGCGGCGCCCTGGCGCCCACCGGTAGCGAGTGGGTGCGGCTTCCCGCCCTTCTCAATCAGCCTGCCACTGGTCTCGAACGAGGGCCGGCGCGCCCATTCGGCACCTACGTCCTGGAACTCAAGGGAGTGCCGGCCCCTGCCCTCTACGCCCTCAAGCGGATCAACCTGCTCGCGGACGTGCGGATCTACGTGGGGGATGAGCTGCTCTACGAGCGTCAGAAAGCGCCGGGTGGAGGATACGGCAACGACCCGAACGCCGCCGCCTTCCGGCTGGCCCAGGCCCCCGAGCGCCTGATCGTCCAGATCCGCGACGTCGATCGCGAGCGCCTGGCGACCTTCGACGCCTTCTTGCTTGGTACCGAGCGCCAGATCCAGGGGGCCCGCGAGCGTCAGCTCGCGATGGACCTGTTCATGTTCGGCAGCATCCTCTTGATGGGCCTCTATCACCTGGGGCTCTACGTCTCACGCCGCAAGGACCCCTCGACCTTCTACTTCGGTCTCTTCTGCGCGATCATCGCGCTGCGGGTGCTGTTCACCAACGAGTACTACATCCTGACCCTGCTGCCCGATCTGAGCTGGCGGGTGGTGAACCGGGTGGAGTACCTGACCTACTACCTGTCGCTGCCTGCCTTCGTGCGCTTCCTGCGTGCGCTCTTCCCCCAGGAGGTGCCCCGGTGGGCGGCCCGCGGCACCCTCGGCGTCTCATTACTCGCCAGCGCGGTGGTGGTTGTCGCCCCCTTTGGCGTTTACTCCCAGACCCTGCACCCCTTCGACTTCTTCACCGTGGCGGCGGCCGTCTTCATCGTGACGGCCATCGTGCGGGCGGCCCTCAAGCGCCGGGAGGGAGCGATCGCCGCCTTGATCGCTTTCTTGATTCTCTTCGCCGCAGCCCTCAACGACATCCTCGTGAGCGCCGGAGTGATTCAATCGCCCTACGTGGTCCACTTCGGCCTGTTGGCCTTCATCTTCGCCCAGTCCTTCCTGCTGGCGAACCGCTTCGCGCGGGCCTTCGCCACGGTCGAGGAACTCTCGGATCGCCTCCTGGTCCTGGACCGCCTCAAGGACGAGTTGCTCGCGGCGACCACGCGCTTCGTACCCGACCAGCTCATGCGCCTCTTGAACAAGGACAGCATCGTGGACGTGCGCCTGGGCGACCAGGTGCAGCGCAGGATGACCGTCCTCTTCTCGGACATCCGCGCCTTTACCACCCTCTCCGAGCAGATGACCCCGCAGGAGAACTTCAACTTCATCAACTCGTATCTGGGCCAGATGGGGCCCATCATCCGCGAGCACGACGGCTTCATCGACAAGTACATCGGCGACGCCATCATGGCGCTCTTCGATGGCACGCCTGATGGAGCGATCGCCGCCGGCGTCGCCATGCTGCGCCGCCTCGAGCACTACAACGAGGGGCGGCACCACGCGGGCTACGCGCGCATCGAGATCGGGATCGGCATCAACACCGGCGAGCTGATGCTCGGCACCATCGGCGAGCGCGATCGCATGGAGGGCACCGTCATCAGCGATGCGGTCAACCTCGCCTCGCGCGTCGAGGGCCTCACCAAGGAGTACGCGGCCCCCTTGCTCATCACCGACGAGACCTTGCGCCATCTGGAGCATCCCGAGCGCGTCGCGGTGCGCTTCCTCGATCGGGTCAAGGTCAAGGGCAAGTCCGAGCCGGTCATGGTGTACGAGGTCATCGACGGCGATCCCTTGCCGCTGAGGCAGGGCAAGCTGCGCCTGCGCGATCGCTTCGAGCGTGCCGCAGCCCTGTACCAGGAGGGGCGCTTCGAGGAGGCCCAGGCCCTCTTCGCCCTTTGCCTCGCCGAGGTCCCCGAGGATAGCGCGGCCAGAGCCTATCAGGAGCGTTGTCGCCTGCGACTCACCCGGGTTTGA
- a CDS encoding STAS domain-containing protein produces the protein MESTPGSWAGQEALSPNRRAQTPLARTPGLDLEVASPEPGTLRLRLQGGLDARSAPAFKHALAELLSEGPSRIVLDLSALKRLDPTGLAALAEAGEMAKRCGQRLVVAHLPPSARKRLARASLHKIIPLSEA, from the coding sequence ATGGAGAGCACGCCAGGATCCTGGGCGGGCCAGGAGGCCCTGAGCCCCAACCGCCGCGCTCAGACGCCCCTCGCTCGCACGCCCGGGCTCGACCTCGAGGTCGCCTCCCCCGAGCCGGGCACCCTCCGCTTGCGCCTCCAAGGGGGGCTCGATGCCCGCTCGGCGCCGGCCTTCAAGCATGCGCTCGCCGAGCTGCTTTCCGAGGGCCCTTCGCGGATCGTGCTGGACCTCTCGGCCCTCAAGCGCCTGGATCCCACGGGGCTCGCGGCCCTCGCCGAAGCCGGCGAGATGGCCAAGCGCTGCGGCCAGCGCCTGGTGGTGGCCCACCTGCCCCCGTCCGCCCGCAAGCGCCTCGCGCGCGCCTCGCTCCACAAGATCATTCCCCTGAGCGAGGCCTGA
- the mfd gene encoding transcription-repair coupling factor, whose translation MSNLIDLQAFLLASPAWEALKAGTVAGRTLKVGGVTPAAAALVASSLEAESWLAIAPNADVAKRLQADLVAYGVEALYFPAVEVTPYEGVSPEEELLHARQAVLAKLCEPGPRRVITTPRALAMRLPSPQAWREATVTLKPGDMLSPHQLTEQLIKLGYRPSTTVTEKGEFSRRGGILDVFAPQADAPCRIEFFGDEIDRIQEYELASQRSTEPREVLSLWPTRELILPTEGWGTAEQLLYGYAEKRVRQLMGGKRQAEAAKLTKKTQSALEQLRTFQYFEGCEYYAPFFGGLGTLIDYLPGGSPVVWLDRKALASAYTGWVTTLQKKYDDGYQSGDLVPLPTPLHQTWDEFAASLKPYAQLDLSSGEDGADVRMGTHAPHGFGNQFDRLTAALKEAANSGEKVVVASTQPQRVYAILEERGFAANYGGRLPIPSFDFGGVWIVRESLNAGFVWPDSKLMVLSDAELFGWQKRPGARAPKRAPHAGAAIASLSELRVGDYVVHAKHGIGQYLGLKRLEMNNQEREYLLIQYQGDDRLYVPVEQFGLLHRYRGTHEGKPKVNKMGGADWENVKKRVKKSVAVLAEDLLKLYAHRAAQPGYGYPEDGTWQAEMEAGFPYSETPDQLRAIAETKADMERERPMDRLICGDVGFGKTEVALRAIFKAAMSGKQVALLAPTTLLAHQHYQTLRERFAPYPIKVSLLSRFKSAKEQKETTRGLETGTVDVVVGTHRMLSKDVAFKDLGLLVVDEEHRFGVAHKERLKHLKATVDVLTMSATPIPRTLYLALSGARDMSLITTPPMNRQPVKTTVGPYEPDMVRTAILHELERGGQVFVLHNRVDSIYRVAAELQELVPQARIVVGHGQMNENALEDVMLSFLNHEYDVLVSTTIIESGLDIPNANTMIIDDADRLGLAQLYQIRGRVGRSDVKAYCYCFYRAGKELTPEGRERLDALQQFTALGSGYQIALRDMEIRGVGNILGGEQHGQMITVGYDLYMQLLEEAVAELQGQEVVTDHQQAVIDLSVAAYLPDDWFLEPGQKMEQYKRLASVASIRELELLTSEWRDRFGAPPQPVKNLMRVVGLRLTASELGVSAVRSDAKTIRVQLALSRSAWADLTLGKPALSRWNWGESELTCSREGMMAEDQISAVEKLLAAIASDADKVLVEA comes from the coding sequence ATGAGCAATTTGATCGATCTCCAGGCATTCCTCCTCGCCTCCCCCGCTTGGGAGGCCCTCAAGGCAGGGACGGTCGCCGGCCGCACCCTCAAGGTAGGCGGGGTGACCCCCGCGGCGGCGGCGCTGGTCGCCTCGTCCCTCGAGGCCGAGAGCTGGCTTGCGATCGCCCCCAACGCCGACGTGGCCAAGCGCCTGCAGGCGGATCTGGTCGCCTACGGCGTCGAGGCCCTCTACTTTCCCGCGGTCGAGGTGACCCCCTACGAGGGCGTCTCCCCTGAAGAAGAGCTCTTGCACGCGCGCCAAGCGGTGCTCGCCAAACTGTGCGAGCCGGGCCCGCGCCGGGTGATCACCACCCCCCGAGCGCTCGCCATGCGCCTGCCCAGCCCCCAGGCCTGGCGCGAGGCGACCGTCACCCTGAAGCCCGGCGACATGCTCTCGCCCCACCAGCTCACCGAGCAGCTCATCAAGCTGGGGTACCGGCCCTCGACCACCGTCACCGAGAAGGGCGAATTCTCGCGCCGCGGCGGGATCCTCGACGTCTTTGCCCCCCAGGCCGACGCCCCGTGCCGGATCGAGTTCTTCGGCGACGAGATCGATCGCATCCAGGAGTACGAGCTTGCGAGCCAGCGCTCCACCGAGCCCCGTGAGGTGCTGTCCCTGTGGCCGACCCGCGAGCTGATCCTGCCCACCGAGGGCTGGGGAACGGCTGAGCAGCTCCTGTACGGCTACGCCGAGAAGCGCGTCCGCCAGCTGATGGGCGGCAAGCGCCAGGCGGAGGCCGCGAAGCTCACCAAGAAGACCCAGTCGGCCCTGGAGCAGCTTCGGACCTTCCAGTACTTCGAGGGCTGCGAGTACTACGCGCCCTTCTTCGGCGGCCTCGGCACCCTCATCGACTACCTGCCGGGCGGCTCGCCCGTCGTATGGCTCGATCGCAAGGCCCTGGCCTCGGCCTACACCGGCTGGGTGACGACCCTCCAGAAGAAGTACGACGACGGCTATCAGTCAGGTGATCTCGTGCCCCTGCCGACCCCCCTGCACCAGACCTGGGACGAGTTCGCGGCATCCCTCAAGCCTTACGCTCAGCTGGATCTTTCTTCCGGCGAGGATGGGGCGGACGTGCGAATGGGCACCCATGCCCCCCACGGCTTCGGCAACCAGTTCGATCGCCTGACCGCCGCCCTCAAGGAGGCCGCGAATAGCGGCGAGAAGGTGGTCGTCGCCTCCACCCAGCCCCAGCGCGTCTACGCCATCCTCGAAGAGCGGGGCTTCGCGGCCAACTACGGCGGGCGCCTGCCCATTCCGAGCTTCGACTTCGGGGGCGTCTGGATCGTTCGCGAGAGCCTGAACGCGGGCTTCGTCTGGCCCGACAGCAAGCTCATGGTGCTCTCGGACGCCGAGCTGTTCGGCTGGCAGAAGCGCCCGGGAGCGAGGGCTCCCAAACGGGCGCCGCACGCGGGGGCTGCGATCGCGAGCCTCAGCGAGCTGCGCGTGGGCGACTACGTGGTGCATGCCAAGCACGGCATCGGCCAGTACCTGGGTCTCAAGCGCCTGGAGATGAACAACCAGGAGCGCGAGTACCTGCTCATCCAGTACCAGGGCGACGATCGCCTCTACGTGCCGGTCGAGCAGTTCGGCCTTTTGCACCGCTACCGCGGGACCCACGAAGGCAAGCCCAAAGTCAACAAGATGGGCGGCGCCGACTGGGAGAACGTCAAGAAGCGCGTCAAGAAGAGCGTCGCGGTCCTTGCCGAGGATCTGCTCAAGCTCTACGCCCACCGCGCCGCCCAGCCGGGTTACGGCTATCCCGAGGACGGCACGTGGCAGGCCGAGATGGAGGCGGGCTTCCCCTATTCGGAGACCCCCGACCAGCTGCGGGCGATCGCCGAGACCAAGGCCGACATGGAGCGCGAGCGCCCCATGGATCGCCTGATCTGCGGTGACGTGGGCTTCGGCAAGACCGAGGTGGCGCTGAGGGCCATCTTCAAGGCCGCCATGTCGGGCAAGCAGGTTGCTTTGCTCGCGCCGACCACCCTCCTGGCGCACCAGCACTACCAGACCCTGCGCGAGCGCTTCGCGCCCTATCCCATCAAGGTGAGCCTGCTCAGCCGCTTCAAGTCGGCCAAGGAGCAGAAAGAGACCACCCGCGGCCTCGAGACCGGGACGGTGGACGTGGTGGTCGGCACCCACCGCATGCTGAGCAAGGACGTGGCCTTCAAGGACCTAGGCCTCTTGGTCGTCGACGAGGAGCACCGCTTCGGCGTCGCCCACAAGGAGCGCCTCAAGCACCTCAAGGCGACCGTCGACGTGCTGACCATGAGTGCGACGCCCATCCCCCGCACCCTGTACCTGGCCCTGTCGGGCGCGCGCGACATGAGCCTCATCACGACTCCGCCCATGAACCGCCAGCCGGTCAAGACCACGGTGGGCCCCTACGAGCCGGACATGGTCCGCACGGCGATCCTTCACGAGCTGGAGCGCGGCGGCCAAGTCTTCGTGCTGCACAACCGGGTCGATTCCATCTACCGGGTCGCCGCCGAATTGCAGGAGCTGGTGCCCCAGGCCCGGATCGTGGTGGGCCACGGCCAGATGAACGAGAACGCCCTCGAGGACGTGATGCTCTCGTTCCTCAACCACGAGTACGACGTGCTGGTCTCGACGACCATCATCGAGTCGGGCCTCGATATCCCGAACGCCAACACCATGATCATCGACGACGCGGATCGCTTGGGCCTTGCGCAGCTCTACCAGATCCGCGGGCGCGTCGGCCGCTCGGACGTCAAGGCCTACTGCTATTGCTTCTACCGTGCGGGCAAGGAGCTGACTCCCGAGGGGCGCGAGCGCCTCGATGCCCTCCAGCAGTTCACGGCCCTCGGCTCGGGCTACCAGATCGCCCTGCGGGACATGGAAATCCGCGGGGTGGGCAACATCTTGGGCGGCGAGCAGCACGGCCAGATGATCACGGTCGGCTACGACCTCTACATGCAGCTGCTCGAAGAGGCGGTCGCCGAGCTACAGGGTCAGGAAGTGGTCACGGACCATCAGCAGGCGGTCATTGACCTGAGCGTCGCGGCGTACCTGCCGGACGACTGGTTCCTCGAGCCCGGCCAGAAAATGGAGCAGTACAAGCGGCTGGCGAGCGTGGCGAGCATTCGCGAGCTGGAGCTGCTGACGAGCGAGTGGCGCGATCGCTTCGGCGCCCCGCCCCAACCGGTCAAGAACCTCATGCGGGTGGTGGGCCTGCGGCTCACGGCGAGCGAGCTCGGCGTCTCGGCGGTACGCTCGGATGCCAAGACCATCCGGGTGCAGCTCGCCCTCTCGCGCTCGGCTTGGGCGGATCTCACCCTCGGCAAGCCCGCGCTGTCGCGCTGGAATTGGGGCGAGAGCGAGCTGACGTGCAGCCGTGAAGGGATGATGGCCGAGGACCAGATCTCGGCGGTCGAGAAGCTGCTTGCGGCGATCGCCAGCGACGCCGACAAGGTCCTGGTCGAAGCCTAA
- a CDS encoding tetratricopeptide repeat protein: MAEGPDYYEILQVHPKASALMIKKAYRTLLLAGGHPDLGGNPIETQLLTEAYEVLSNPDRRMAYDRRRSVGRPAPTTIIVSICPHCGVFNRVRSETKLLVARCGKCGQGLGKAKAPTMPLKLDRKWPWKWILGGVSVMVLGLAGAGGYALWTAERDPLAEAIALEDRGQLSSAAERLQALIATQPRHLAAHQHLGQVYEAQKNLEAAIAEYRTAVDISPTTPKSHYLLGRALLRQGRYQEAEKALRTATDYDGQDVGALVTLGKLLVKTDRLDEAVKVYRQAVPLDARNSDLHYNLAMVYQLRGESGEAEREHREALAIDPRHREALVNLGKLYQDRGAFQEALSQFREAVTLRYEDPDLHFRMAELYRQSGNAAQAIREFQVAQGQAKTNPILRDRIDRALKALGG, encoded by the coding sequence ATGGCCGAAGGCCCCGATTACTACGAAATCCTGCAGGTCCACCCCAAAGCGAGCGCCCTGATGATCAAGAAGGCGTATCGCACCCTGCTCTTGGCGGGGGGGCATCCGGATCTTGGGGGCAACCCGATCGAGACCCAGCTCTTGACCGAGGCCTACGAGGTCCTCTCCAACCCGGACCGCCGCATGGCCTACGACCGCCGGCGCAGCGTGGGCCGGCCCGCACCCACCACCATCATCGTTTCCATCTGCCCCCACTGTGGGGTCTTCAACCGGGTGCGCTCCGAGACCAAGCTCCTCGTCGCCCGCTGCGGCAAGTGCGGCCAGGGCCTCGGCAAGGCCAAGGCGCCGACCATGCCCCTCAAGCTGGATCGCAAGTGGCCCTGGAAGTGGATCCTGGGCGGGGTCTCGGTCATGGTCCTGGGCCTCGCGGGGGCCGGGGGCTACGCTCTCTGGACTGCCGAGCGCGATCCGTTGGCCGAGGCCATCGCCCTCGAGGACCGGGGACAGCTTTCGAGCGCCGCCGAGCGCCTTCAGGCCCTGATCGCCACCCAGCCGCGCCACCTGGCGGCCCACCAGCACCTGGGCCAGGTCTACGAAGCCCAGAAGAACCTGGAAGCGGCGATCGCCGAGTACCGGACGGCCGTGGACATCTCGCCGACCACCCCCAAGTCCCACTACCTGCTGGGCCGGGCCCTCCTGCGCCAGGGTCGCTACCAGGAGGCCGAGAAGGCCCTGCGCACGGCCACCGACTACGACGGCCAGGACGTGGGGGCCCTGGTGACGCTCGGCAAGCTCCTGGTCAAGACCGACCGGCTCGACGAGGCCGTCAAGGTCTACCGCCAGGCGGTGCCGCTCGATGCGCGCAACAGCGACCTGCACTACAACCTGGCCATGGTCTACCAGCTGCGCGGGGAGTCAGGCGAGGCCGAGCGCGAGCACCGCGAGGCCTTGGCCATCGACCCGCGCCACCGGGAAGCCTTGGTCAATTTGGGCAAGCTTTACCAGGACCGCGGCGCCTTCCAGGAGGCTCTCTCCCAGTTCCGGGAGGCCGTCACCCTGCGCTACGAGGACCCCGACCTGCATTTCCGGATGGCCGAGCTGTACCGCCAGTCCGGCAACGCGGCGCAGGCCATCCGCGAGTTCCAGGTGGCCCAGGGCCAGGCCAAGACCAATCCGATCCTGCGCGATCGCATCGATCGCGCCCTCAAGGCCCTGGGGGGCTAA
- a CDS encoding BamA/TamA family outer membrane protein, which translates to MPRLIAKTTRPVSAIALAVGVTAALPAQAQDATTLIQGVRIEGNQETRSETILREITQPTGEALDRVRLEADLARLYKLNFFDRVDYALEPGLDPARSTLVVSVKEKQTWMLFPAVTYTSLDGLLLSLNYRKDNLLGTGQSLGANINLARNYYYYLNYANPWFGEGKTTLDSTLFAQRVWNNLAVGPNAALPGLIVERQGFNATVGRPVFGDPVASQWQGALVVKAERTALQDFNQAPLSGGALFASGGNADLQAIAGAKLTFDSRDLNLNPTSGWFNSASAEQFVPGLGASNLTRLKLDVNRYLPLGGGHTLALGTRVGHLFSASGERIPVYERFFPVVENAIRGWAENPSPEELSRFTLGSSSGDSFALASAEYRFPIVWILAGALFADTGLYWDQAKGNFAWERTRSGYGAGVRVNMPALGALRIDYGMREWDPAGGVLQLAVGHKF; encoded by the coding sequence ATGCCACGCTTGATTGCTAAAACCACCCGCCCCGTCTCCGCGATCGCCCTGGCCGTGGGGGTGACAGCGGCCTTACCGGCGCAGGCGCAGGACGCCACCACGCTCATCCAGGGCGTGCGGATCGAAGGCAACCAGGAGACCCGATCCGAGACCATCCTGCGCGAGATCACGCAGCCGACCGGCGAAGCGCTGGACCGAGTGCGCCTCGAGGCGGACCTCGCCAGGCTCTACAAGCTCAATTTCTTCGATCGGGTGGACTACGCGCTCGAACCCGGCCTGGACCCGGCGCGCTCGACGCTGGTGGTCTCGGTCAAGGAGAAGCAAACCTGGATGCTCTTTCCGGCGGTGACCTACACCAGCCTGGACGGCCTGCTCCTGAGCCTCAACTACCGCAAGGACAACCTGCTCGGCACGGGCCAGTCACTGGGCGCCAACATCAACCTGGCACGGAACTACTACTACTACCTCAACTACGCGAACCCCTGGTTCGGCGAGGGCAAGACGACCCTCGACTCGACCCTCTTCGCCCAGCGAGTCTGGAACAACCTCGCCGTCGGCCCGAACGCCGCCTTGCCCGGGCTCATCGTGGAGCGGCAGGGCTTCAACGCCACCGTCGGGCGTCCGGTCTTCGGCGATCCGGTCGCGAGCCAATGGCAGGGGGCTCTGGTCGTCAAGGCCGAGCGCACGGCGCTGCAGGATTTCAACCAGGCCCCCCTGAGCGGCGGGGCGCTGTTCGCCTCGGGGGGCAACGCGGACCTGCAAGCGATCGCAGGCGCCAAGCTCACTTTCGACTCGCGGGATCTGAACCTCAACCCGACGAGCGGCTGGTTCAACAGCGCGAGCGCCGAGCAGTTCGTGCCGGGGCTGGGAGCCTCGAACCTCACGCGGCTCAAGCTGGACGTGAACCGCTACTTGCCCTTGGGCGGCGGGCACACCCTCGCACTGGGCACCCGTGTAGGCCACCTCTTCTCGGCCTCGGGCGAGCGGATTCCCGTCTACGAGCGCTTCTTCCCGGTGGTCGAGAACGCGATCCGGGGCTGGGCAGAGAACCCATCGCCCGAGGAGCTTTCCCGCTTCACGCTCGGCAGCTCTTCGGGGGACTCCTTCGCGCTGGCGAGCGCGGAGTATCGCTTCCCAATCGTCTGGATCCTGGCAGGCGCCCTGTTCGCGGACACGGGTCTCTACTGGGACCAGGCCAAGGGTAATTTCGCCTGGGAGCGCACCCGCTCGGGCTACGGAGCGGGGGTGCGCGTCAACATGCCCGCCCTCGGGGCGCTGCGCATCGACTATGGCATGCGCGAGTGGGACCCGGCCGGCGGCGTGCTACAGCTCGCGGTGGGCCATAAGTTCTAA
- a CDS encoding sugar transferase, translating to MKGLILTGGAHHALAPITATAPLGALPLLGEPLIAHQLRHLSRAGAREVLVAMHHLPAPLEAALQAATPEGLHVSVALEPALTGTGGALMAHAAFLSETTLVLCGDVVEGLDLSGALAHHQKTGALVTAVLSPQATPGALGASLSADGLLGAAGTEPPSLFQTGLYFVEPAALAYLPAAPCAIGREWLPQLVAQGLPVAAFVAEGPWQTVGSPLGYHQAQLTALAGDCAHVDPSARIHPEAKLVAPYWIGPGCRVDREGRVGPHAVLVREVKLARGASVESSVVLANTWLGRATRWRDRLVWRHGSFPLDRPHPYFEPSPDPEVLHPTLRAPWGERLGQLLDSAIAVVALVLLSPLLLAICLAIYLDDPGPVLFTQLRVGQDRRAWREGSLRGRVFELYKFRTMVRDAEGRLAALKAQNQYGDGAFFKLARDPRITRLGHFLRATSLDELPQLLNVARGDMRLVGNRPLPVYEAEALHEDWQRLRFSCPAGITGLWQISGRSDLSEKERMVLDSYYSVTRTFWSDWLILLKTIPALLLRRGAR from the coding sequence GTGAAAGGCCTGATCCTCACGGGGGGCGCGCACCATGCGCTCGCTCCCATCACCGCCACCGCCCCCCTCGGCGCCCTCCCGCTTCTGGGCGAGCCGCTGATCGCGCACCAGCTGCGCCACCTCTCGCGCGCCGGCGCCCGAGAGGTCCTGGTCGCCATGCACCACCTCCCCGCCCCCCTCGAGGCCGCCCTCCAGGCGGCGACCCCCGAGGGGCTGCACGTATCCGTCGCCCTGGAGCCCGCGCTCACGGGGACCGGCGGGGCCCTGATGGCCCATGCGGCCTTCCTCTCGGAAACCACCCTGGTGCTCTGCGGCGACGTGGTCGAAGGGCTGGATCTTTCGGGGGCCCTCGCCCACCACCAGAAGACCGGGGCCCTCGTCACCGCCGTCCTGAGCCCGCAGGCCACCCCCGGCGCGCTCGGCGCGAGTCTCTCGGCCGACGGCCTGCTGGGCGCGGCGGGGACCGAGCCCCCCAGTCTCTTTCAGACGGGCCTCTACTTCGTCGAGCCCGCGGCCCTTGCGTACCTGCCGGCAGCCCCGTGCGCCATCGGGCGCGAGTGGCTGCCGCAGCTCGTCGCGCAGGGGCTACCCGTCGCGGCTTTCGTGGCCGAGGGCCCGTGGCAGACGGTAGGAAGCCCGCTCGGCTATCACCAGGCGCAGCTCACAGCCCTTGCCGGGGATTGCGCCCACGTGGACCCCAGCGCCCGGATCCACCCGGAGGCCAAGCTCGTCGCCCCCTACTGGATAGGCCCCGGCTGCCGGGTGGATCGCGAGGGGCGGGTCGGCCCCCACGCCGTGCTGGTCCGAGAGGTGAAGCTCGCGCGGGGTGCTTCGGTCGAGTCGTCGGTGGTGCTCGCGAACACCTGGCTCGGCCGCGCCACCCGCTGGCGCGATCGCCTCGTCTGGCGCCACGGCTCCTTTCCCCTGGATCGGCCGCACCCCTATTTCGAGCCGAGCCCCGACCCGGAGGTGCTGCACCCGACCCTGCGGGCACCGTGGGGCGAACGGCTCGGCCAACTTCTGGACTCGGCGATCGCCGTCGTGGCCCTGGTGCTCCTCTCGCCCTTGCTGCTCGCCATTTGCCTCGCCATTTACCTGGACGACCCGGGCCCGGTCCTCTTCACCCAGCTGCGGGTCGGCCAGGACCGCCGCGCCTGGCGCGAGGGTAGCCTGCGCGGCCGGGTCTTCGAGCTTTACAAGTTCCGGACCATGGTCCGCGACGCCGAGGGGCGCCTTGCCGCCCTCAAGGCCCAGAACCAGTACGGTGACGGCGCCTTCTTCAAGCTGGCGCGCGATCCGCGCATCACCCGCCTGGGCCACTTCCTGCGCGCCACCAGCCTCGACGAGCTGCCCCAGCTCCTCAACGTAGCCCGCGGGGACATGCGGCTGGTCGGCAACCGCCCCCTGCCGGTGTACGAGGCCGAGGCCCTCCACGAGGACTGGCAGCGCCTGCGCTTCTCGTGCCCGGCGGGGATCACCGGCCTGTGGCAGATCAGCGGGCGATCCGACCTCAGCGAGAAGGAGCGGATGGTCCTCGACTCCTACTACTCGGTGACCCGCACCTTCTGGAGCGACTGGCTCATCCTGCTCAAGACCATTCCTGCCCTCTTGCTACGCCGCGGCGCACGCTAG